Proteins encoded by one window of Candidatus Sumerlaea chitinivorans:
- a CDS encoding gliding motility protein GldG, with protein sequence MTTNNHTSRTLKYGTNVVVGTLLFFAVLVAINFFAIKAQKRVDLTRNKQYTISEATRQLLRSLKDNVNVTVYATQQDTPPDWTEQREQLRDLLQEYRLESRGKVKFVFKDPSADPKIEEEAQRKGIREQTMQKVGTTELSLKAGYLGFVVDYKGKTETVPILRPEHSVEYQLTRAINKAAQVNIPTIGILAPQGNPFFGEPGNFTLVPRYLEEEGYKIKTLEASKLDLKDVDLVMVFEPEELSEEALYRLDQFVMNGGKLFVAAGGVELDKRSMTRATAKVPNINSILEPYGLRINADLLEDWGKAIPRLFRTQRGFVRAPDPFFIAVTDLSSTSPITKDLQTLLFLYPSSVSLSAHGTSGTVEVLARTSPNTKKQEQFFVIEADKLKRPNRSELDTYNLAMQVSGELESRFATVDPPVLTNDDGTTRAVLASEVRRRSDPKASVIVVGCPLAFYNEIINPGSDGAINAIFLLNVADALTRGGEMIRLRSKQVENAMLRPDITPAEAGIAQVLVIGSVPVLLIVLGLVKFYFNKWKRLRYRELYGA encoded by the coding sequence ATGACGACGAACAATCACACCTCACGGACACTCAAGTACGGAACCAACGTTGTTGTGGGCACGCTGCTGTTTTTCGCGGTCCTCGTGGCGATCAACTTCTTTGCCATCAAGGCCCAAAAGCGCGTGGACCTGACACGCAATAAGCAGTATACCATTAGTGAGGCAACACGGCAATTGCTCCGGTCCCTTAAGGATAACGTGAATGTGACCGTCTACGCGACGCAGCAGGACACGCCGCCAGACTGGACCGAACAGCGCGAACAATTGCGAGACCTCTTGCAAGAGTATCGGCTCGAATCGCGAGGAAAGGTGAAGTTTGTGTTCAAGGATCCAAGCGCTGATCCAAAGATCGAGGAAGAGGCGCAACGCAAAGGGATCCGCGAACAGACAATGCAAAAGGTGGGAACTACGGAGCTTAGCCTCAAGGCCGGATACCTTGGCTTCGTCGTGGACTACAAAGGTAAGACGGAGACGGTCCCGATCCTGCGCCCCGAGCACTCGGTGGAATACCAACTCACACGTGCCATCAACAAGGCCGCCCAAGTGAATATCCCGACGATCGGTATCTTGGCGCCGCAGGGCAATCCCTTCTTTGGTGAGCCGGGAAACTTCACGCTCGTTCCCCGCTACCTCGAGGAAGAAGGTTACAAGATCAAGACGCTGGAAGCTTCGAAGCTTGATCTGAAGGACGTTGATCTTGTGATGGTCTTTGAGCCTGAGGAGCTCTCCGAGGAGGCGCTTTACCGCCTCGACCAATTTGTGATGAATGGCGGGAAGCTTTTTGTGGCAGCTGGAGGCGTGGAGCTCGACAAGCGCTCGATGACCCGTGCCACCGCAAAAGTTCCAAACATCAACTCGATTCTTGAGCCCTACGGGCTGCGGATCAACGCAGATTTGTTGGAGGATTGGGGCAAAGCGATTCCGCGGCTGTTCCGGACTCAGCGCGGCTTCGTTCGGGCACCCGATCCGTTCTTCATTGCTGTGACGGACCTGTCGAGCACCTCGCCAATCACGAAGGATTTGCAAACATTGCTGTTCCTGTATCCTTCGAGTGTGTCCCTCAGCGCGCACGGAACAAGTGGCACGGTTGAGGTGCTTGCGCGCACTTCGCCGAACACCAAAAAACAGGAGCAATTCTTCGTCATCGAGGCGGACAAACTCAAGCGGCCCAATCGGAGTGAGTTGGACACGTACAATTTGGCGATGCAAGTCTCCGGCGAGCTTGAGAGCCGCTTTGCAACCGTGGACCCGCCAGTCCTGACGAACGACGACGGTACCACGCGTGCCGTCCTCGCAAGCGAGGTCCGTCGGCGAAGTGACCCCAAGGCCTCTGTGATTGTGGTTGGATGCCCGCTCGCATTCTACAACGAAATCATCAACCCCGGAAGTGACGGGGCAATCAACGCCATCTTCCTGCTTAACGTCGCCGACGCTCTGACGCGCGGAGGCGAGATGATCCGCCTGCGGTCAAAACAAGTGGAAAACGCAATGCTCCGACCCGACATCACGCCGGCAGAGGCGGGGATCGCTCAAGTGCTGGTGATCGGGAGCGTTCCAGTACTGCTCATCGTGCTGGGTTTGGTGAAGTTCTACTTCAACAAGTGGAAGCGTTTGCGTTATCGCGAACTCTATGGCGCCTAA
- a CDS encoding gliding motility protein GldF, protein MSNIWRIFKKEFGGYINSPSSYIFLIIFHILGTSMFFFVSGFFRNQQANLGGFFVFMPWLMLFFVPAVAMRIWAEEKKVGTDELLMTLPVKDYEVVLGKYLAALVLVALALILTFPVVLVVKYFADPHTPVDWGPIWCGYLGSLLMGASFLAMGVWASSLTRNQIIAFIISCAVGFVLILIGFPFIYQVLPGGETLARFSLYSHFLSLYRGVLDLADVVYYLSAIAFFLFLNIRSVESRKWK, encoded by the coding sequence ATGAGCAATATCTGGAGAATCTTCAAAAAGGAGTTCGGAGGGTACATCAATTCGCCCTCGTCCTACATCTTCCTGATCATCTTCCACATTTTGGGCACTTCGATGTTCTTTTTCGTAAGCGGATTTTTCCGCAACCAGCAGGCCAATTTGGGCGGATTTTTTGTGTTCATGCCTTGGCTCATGCTGTTCTTTGTGCCCGCAGTGGCCATGCGCATTTGGGCTGAGGAGAAGAAGGTCGGGACGGATGAGCTCTTGATGACCCTCCCCGTGAAAGACTACGAGGTGGTGTTGGGAAAGTACCTGGCAGCACTCGTGTTGGTAGCGCTTGCCCTGATCCTCACTTTCCCAGTGGTTCTCGTCGTGAAGTACTTTGCTGATCCCCACACACCGGTGGACTGGGGGCCGATTTGGTGTGGGTACTTAGGCTCGCTCCTAATGGGGGCAAGCTTCTTGGCCATGGGCGTTTGGGCATCGAGCCTGACACGGAATCAAATCATTGCGTTTATCATCAGTTGCGCGGTTGGTTTCGTCCTGATTCTGATTGGTTTTCCTTTCATTTACCAAGTCCTGCCGGGAGGCGAAACGCTGGCTCGTTTCAGCCTGTATTCACACTTCTTGAGCCTTTATCGGGGGGTGCTCGACCTGGCCGACGTCGTGTACTATCTGTCGGCAATCGCATTTTTCCTCTTTTTGAACATTCGCAGTGTTGAAAGCAGGAAGTGGAAATAG
- a CDS encoding putative exported protein: MSDRIMFTRREFLRTASVLAVGATIPRFLVEFASAAQTGVIPGFSDDRILVVVQLAGGNDGLNTVVPYADDAYYRARPTLAQPKEKLLRVDDHVAFHPKLAPLADLLQKQYLTIVEGVGYPNPNRSHFRSMEIWQTASDSREYLTTGWVGRYLDAACSGEAKPVAGVSIGGEMPLAMVGKRGLAVTVQDLESFGWKTAENTAPPEALLQLNHALSKTPRTRGRLTAPTNFFAQDNLSFLRQVIADAAISTDLLRRVSSRSGSSVTYPNDPFAQGLATISKMIASGLPTRIYYVSLTGFDTHSNQLGTHERLLDQFAKGLAAFWQDLEAQGNAERVLVMTFSEFGRRVAENGSQGTDHGTAQPMFLIGKVVRPGFAGARPSLTDLEAGDLKFTTDFRSVYATVLEKWLGTSSETVLGKKFAQLSIIQKHATVGQ, from the coding sequence ATGAGTGACCGAATCATGTTCACCCGACGCGAGTTTCTCCGAACGGCTTCGGTGTTGGCGGTTGGGGCTACGATCCCACGATTCCTGGTGGAGTTCGCCTCAGCCGCTCAAACTGGAGTCATCCCCGGCTTCTCGGACGACCGGATCTTGGTGGTTGTGCAACTTGCGGGTGGCAATGATGGTCTCAACACTGTGGTGCCCTATGCCGATGATGCCTATTACCGAGCTCGCCCCACCCTGGCGCAGCCGAAAGAAAAACTCCTAAGGGTGGACGATCACGTAGCCTTTCACCCAAAGCTAGCCCCGCTGGCAGATCTTCTGCAGAAGCAATACCTCACCATCGTGGAGGGTGTCGGCTATCCCAATCCCAACCGCTCACATTTTCGCTCCATGGAAATTTGGCAAACTGCAAGTGATAGCCGGGAGTATCTCACAACCGGCTGGGTAGGCCGCTATCTCGATGCGGCATGTTCCGGGGAGGCCAAACCGGTGGCAGGTGTGTCCATCGGTGGCGAAATGCCTCTTGCGATGGTCGGCAAACGGGGGCTCGCGGTCACGGTTCAAGACTTGGAGTCCTTCGGCTGGAAAACCGCCGAGAACACCGCCCCGCCTGAAGCCCTTCTTCAGCTCAACCACGCCCTGTCAAAAACGCCGAGGACGCGTGGTCGGCTCACCGCACCCACGAACTTTTTCGCGCAGGACAATCTTTCCTTCTTGCGTCAGGTTATTGCCGATGCAGCAATCAGCACGGATTTACTTCGGCGGGTGTCCAGCCGCTCAGGCAGTTCAGTGACGTATCCCAACGATCCGTTTGCGCAGGGACTCGCCACGATCTCGAAGATGATAGCGAGCGGTCTCCCAACCCGCATTTACTATGTCTCACTCACTGGGTTCGACACTCATTCAAACCAATTGGGCACACACGAGCGCTTGCTTGATCAGTTTGCGAAAGGACTGGCGGCTTTCTGGCAAGATCTGGAAGCCCAAGGGAATGCCGAGCGCGTGCTCGTCATGACCTTCAGCGAATTCGGGAGACGCGTTGCCGAGAATGGAAGTCAGGGGACAGATCACGGCACTGCCCAACCCATGTTTCTGATTGGCAAGGTGGTGCGGCCCGGCTTTGCGGGCGCTCGTCCGAGTCTCACAGACCTTGAAGCAGGGGATCTGAAGTTCACGACGGATTTTCGCAGTGTGTACGCGACCGTTTTGGAGAAGTGGCTGGGCACCTCAAGCGAAACGGTTCTTGGAAAGAAGTTTGCCCAATTATCCATAATCCAAAAACACGCAACGGTTGGCCAGTAA
- a CDS encoding Integration host factor beta subunit — MIKADIVKRLSDGLKLQEKDALVVVDTILDIMRKIIAEQGRLEIRDFGVFQTKVRKPRIGRNPKNKVEYPIPPRRVVTFKMGKEVKLARLQSPPSPTESEEANN; from the coding sequence ATGATTAAAGCGGACATCGTAAAACGCCTTTCCGATGGCTTAAAGCTGCAGGAAAAGGACGCGCTGGTGGTCGTGGATACGATTCTCGATATCATGCGGAAGATCATTGCCGAACAGGGCCGGCTGGAAATTCGCGACTTTGGCGTCTTTCAGACAAAGGTACGCAAACCGCGCATCGGCCGAAACCCCAAGAACAAAGTGGAATATCCCATTCCTCCCCGCCGCGTTGTGACTTTCAAAATGGGCAAAGAGGTGAAACTGGCCCGTCTGCAAAGCCCCCCGTCGCCGACGGAGAGTGAGGAAGCCAATAACTGA